The proteins below are encoded in one region of Deferribacter autotrophicus:
- the rplV gene encoding 50S ribosomal protein L22 produces the protein MVAKAVGKYFRISPRKARPVADLVRGKNVDEAMAILKFTNKKAAGMIAKVLKSAMANAEENHGVKDVSKLYIKEIRIDGGPTWKRYMPRAYGRATLIRKRTSHITIVLAE, from the coding sequence ATGGTAGCTAAAGCAGTAGGAAAATATTTTAGGATATCACCAAGAAAGGCGAGGCCAGTTGCTGATTTGGTAAGAGGTAAAAATGTTGATGAAGCTATGGCAATTTTGAAATTTACAAATAAAAAAGCAGCAGGTATGATTGCTAAAGTTTTAAAATCAGCAATGGCTAACGCAGAAGAGAATCATGGCGTTAAAGATGTTTCTAAATTGTATATTAAAGAAATTAGAATTGATGGTGGTCCAACATGGAAAAGATATATGCCTAGAGCCTACGGTAGAGCCACATTAATAAGAAAAAGGACCAGCCATATAACAATTGTTCTGGCAGAATAG
- the rpsS gene encoding 30S ribosomal protein S19: MPRSSKKGPFVDEHLLKKVLKAKETGDKKVIKTWSRRSTIIPEMVGLTFAVHNGRKFVPVYVTENMVGHKLGEFSFTRTFKGHKKEDKKVKGR, translated from the coding sequence GTGCCTAGGTCATCTAAGAAAGGACCCTTTGTTGATGAGCATTTGTTAAAAAAGGTATTAAAAGCTAAGGAAACTGGTGATAAAAAAGTTATTAAGACATGGTCTAGAAGAAGTACAATCATTCCTGAGATGGTTGGATTGACCTTTGCAGTGCATAATGGTAGAAAGTTTGTTCCTGTGTATGTAACTGAGAATATGGTTGGGCATAAGTTAGGTGAATTTTCTTTTACCCGTACTTTCAAAGGTCATAAGAAAGAAGATAAAAAAGTTAAGGGCAGATAG
- the rplB gene encoding 50S ribosomal protein L2, with protein sequence MGIKTYKPTSPGMRFRTGSDFAEITKTEPEKSLVVPLKKKSGRNNYGRITVRHKGGGHKRLYRIIDFKRDKDGIPATVKSIEYDPNRSARIALLAYSDGEKRYIIAPLGIKVGDTILSGQGADIKPGNALKLKDIPVGTVIHNIEMRPGKGGQLARSAGTYAQLLSKEGKYCHVRLPSGEIRLILAECKATIGQVSNPDHENIKIGKAGRSRWLGIRPTVRGTAMNPIDHPHGGGEGRSKGGRHPVTPWGKPTKGYKTRKKNKPSDKYIVSRRK encoded by the coding sequence ATGGGTATTAAGACATATAAACCAACATCTCCAGGTATGAGATTTAGGACTGGTTCAGATTTTGCAGAAATTACAAAAACTGAACCAGAAAAATCTCTTGTTGTACCACTTAAGAAAAAATCTGGAAGAAATAATTATGGAAGAATTACTGTAAGACATAAAGGTGGTGGTCATAAGAGACTTTATAGAATTATCGATTTTAAGAGAGATAAGGATGGCATTCCTGCAACTGTTAAGTCTATTGAATATGACCCAAATAGAAGTGCAAGGATTGCTCTCCTTGCATATTCTGATGGTGAAAAAAGGTATATTATAGCACCATTGGGCATTAAAGTTGGTGATACAATTTTAAGCGGTCAGGGTGCTGATATTAAGCCAGGTAATGCGTTAAAATTGAAAGATATACCTGTTGGTACAGTTATTCATAATATTGAGATGAGACCTGGTAAAGGTGGACAGCTTGCTAGGTCAGCTGGTACATATGCTCAGCTTTTATCAAAGGAAGGTAAGTACTGCCACGTAAGATTACCTTCTGGTGAAATCAGATTAATATTAGCTGAATGTAAAGCTACTATTGGTCAGGTATCTAACCCTGATCATGAAAATATTAAAATTGGTAAAGCTGGTAGGAGTAGATGGCTTGGTATTAGACCTACTGTTAGGGGTACAGCAATGAACCCAATTGATCACCCACATGGTGGTGGTGAAGGTAGGTCAAAAGGTGGTCGCCATCCTGTAACTCCTTGGGGTAAACCTACTAAAGGTTATAAGACACGTAAGAAAAATAAACCTTCGGATAAATATATTGTATCCAGGCGTAAATAA
- the rplW gene encoding 50S ribosomal protein L23, with the protein MLSIYDIIKKPIVTEKAIDLKEKYNQVVFAVDRRANKYQVKEAVEKLFNVKVKDVRCMNYKGKKKRFGLIMGRRKDWKKAIVVLEKDQKLEFV; encoded by the coding sequence ATGCTTAGTATTTACGATATTATTAAAAAACCTATAGTTACAGAAAAAGCGATTGATCTTAAGGAAAAGTATAATCAAGTTGTATTTGCAGTGGATAGAAGAGCTAACAAATATCAGGTAAAAGAGGCTGTTGAGAAACTCTTTAATGTAAAAGTTAAAGATGTAAGGTGTATGAATTACAAAGGGAAAAAGAAAAGATTTGGGCTTATAATGGGTAGAAGAAAAGATTGGAAAAAAGCTATAGTTGTATTGGAAAAAGATCAAAAATTAGAGTTTGTGTAA
- the rplD gene encoding 50S ribosomal protein L4 translates to MAVLEVLNQENKKVKDIEVSDEILNYPVKPWLMHEVVVMQLACRRAGTHSTKTRGEVSGGGRKPWRQKGTGRARVGSIRSPLWVGGGTIFGPKPRDYSYKMPKKKVKNALKSALRAKLNDGALKIIDSLTVENGKTKEAVAILNNFNADRKVLIVYNEVDEKVIRAFRNLPYVKLLNVKGLNVYDVINARTILMLEDCLPRITEVLANA, encoded by the coding sequence ATGGCTGTGTTAGAAGTGTTAAATCAAGAAAATAAAAAAGTGAAAGATATTGAAGTGAGTGATGAAATATTAAACTATCCTGTGAAACCATGGTTGATGCACGAAGTAGTAGTAATGCAGCTTGCATGCCGTCGTGCAGGAACACATTCTACAAAAACACGCGGCGAAGTAAGTGGTGGTGGTAGAAAACCATGGAGACAAAAAGGGACAGGTAGAGCAAGGGTTGGTTCAATTAGATCACCACTTTGGGTTGGTGGTGGAACAATTTTTGGACCTAAGCCAAGAGATTATTCTTATAAGATGCCTAAGAAAAAGGTAAAGAATGCTTTAAAATCAGCATTAAGGGCCAAGCTTAATGATGGGGCATTGAAAATTATTGATAGTTTAACTGTAGAAAATGGGAAAACCAAAGAAGCAGTAGCTATTTTGAATAATTTTAATGCAGATAGGAAAGTACTGATTGTTTACAATGAAGTAGATGAAAAAGTAATTAGGGCATTCAGGAATTTGCCTTATGTAAAGTTATTAAATGTAAAAGGGCTAAATGTATATGATGTAATCAACGCAAGGACAATATTGATGCTAGAGGATTGCCTTCCAAGGATTACGGAGGTCTTAGCAAATGCTTAG
- the rplC gene encoding 50S ribosomal protein L3 codes for MLNGLLGKKIGMTQIFTSEGTVIPVTVLQLGPCVVVQKKTKEKDGYNALQLGFEKLVKIKKVNKPMLGHFKKHNVEPLKYLKEVKVDNPDEYSEGQEVTVEIFKEGDFVDVQGISKGKGFQGVIKRHGFAGGPASHGSKFHRAPGSIGMCEFPGETPKGRKMPGRMGGDKVTVMNLEVVKVIPDKNLVLVKGAVPGHNNSVVFVRKAIKARKRA; via the coding sequence ATGTTGAACGGATTGTTAGGTAAAAAAATTGGGATGACCCAAATTTTTACTTCGGAAGGTACAGTAATTCCTGTAACAGTGTTGCAATTAGGTCCTTGCGTTGTAGTACAGAAAAAAACAAAAGAGAAAGATGGTTACAATGCCCTGCAGTTAGGTTTTGAAAAGCTTGTTAAAATTAAAAAAGTTAACAAGCCTATGCTTGGCCATTTTAAAAAACATAATGTTGAGCCATTGAAATATTTAAAAGAAGTAAAAGTAGATAACCCTGATGAATATAGTGAAGGTCAGGAAGTCACTGTGGAAATATTTAAAGAAGGTGACTTTGTGGATGTTCAGGGAATCTCTAAAGGTAAGGGGTTCCAAGGGGTTATTAAAAGGCATGGATTTGCAGGTGGACCTGCTTCACATGGTTCAAAATTTCACAGGGCACCTGGTTCTATCGGGATGTGTGAATTTCCTGGTGAGACTCCTAAAGGGAGAAAGATGCCAGGTAGAATGGGTGGTGACAAAGTCACAGTTATGAATTTAGAGGTAGTAAAAGTTATACCTGATAAAAATCTTGTGTTGGTTAAAGGTGCTGTTCCTGGACATAACAATAGTGTTGTGTTTGTAAGAAAAGCAATTAAAGCAAGGAAGAGAGCGTAA
- the rpsJ gene encoding 30S ribosomal protein S10: MENQKIRIKLKSFDSRIIDKAVKDIVNTAKRTGARVVGPVPLPTKKEIFTVIRSPHVNKRSREQFELRTHKRLIDIYEFNPQTIDALMKLELSAGVDVEIKL, encoded by the coding sequence ATGGAAAATCAAAAGATCCGTATAAAATTAAAATCATTTGATAGCAGGATCATTGACAAAGCAGTAAAAGATATTGTAAATACAGCAAAGAGGACCGGCGCGCGTGTTGTCGGTCCTGTACCTTTGCCAACTAAAAAGGAGATTTTTACAGTTATTAGATCTCCTCATGTTAATAAGAGGTCTAGAGAGCAGTTTGAATTAAGGACGCATAAAAGACTTATAGATATTTATGAGTTTAATCCACAAACAATTGATGCATTAATGAAGTTAGAGTTATCAGCTGGTGTGGATGTGGAAATAAAATTATAA
- the tuf gene encoding elongation factor Tu, which produces MAKAKFERKKPHVNVGTIGHVDHGKTTLTAAITRVLSTKGFAEFTDYDNIDKAPEERERGITIATAHVEYESETRHYAHVDCPGHADYVKNMITGAAQMDGAILVVSAADGPMPQTREHILLARQVGVPYIVVFMNKVDMVDDEELLELVELEVRDLLSTYEFPGDEVPVIKGSALKALENPEDEKWSQPIWDLIKAMDEYIPLPERDIDKPFLMPIEDVFSISGRGTVVTGRVERGKVKVGDEVEIVGLRETQKTVVTGVEMFRKILDEGVAGDNIGVLLRGIKKDEVERGQVLAEPGSITPHRKFKCEAYILTKEEGGRHTPFFSGYRPQFYFRTTDVTGVITLPEGVEMVMPGDNISCEVELIQPIAMEQGLRFAIREGGRTVGAGVVTEIIE; this is translated from the coding sequence ATGGCAAAGGCAAAATTTGAGAGGAAAAAACCTCACGTAAACGTAGGTACAATAGGTCACGTAGACCATGGTAAGACGACATTGACAGCAGCGATTACAAGAGTGTTGTCTACTAAAGGTTTTGCAGAGTTTACAGATTATGATAATATTGATAAGGCTCCAGAGGAGAGAGAAAGAGGTATTACAATTGCGACAGCTCACGTAGAGTATGAGAGTGAGACAAGACACTATGCACACGTAGACTGTCCTGGTCACGCTGACTACGTAAAAAACATGATTACTGGTGCTGCACAGATGGATGGTGCTATCTTGGTAGTGAGTGCAGCAGATGGTCCAATGCCTCAGACAAGAGAACATATTCTTTTGGCTAGACAGGTAGGTGTTCCATATATTGTAGTATTTATGAACAAAGTAGATATGGTAGATGATGAGGAATTGCTTGAGTTAGTAGAGCTTGAGGTTAGAGATTTACTTAGCACTTATGAGTTCCCAGGTGATGAAGTGCCAGTAATTAAAGGTAGTGCATTGAAAGCGTTGGAGAATCCAGAAGATGAGAAGTGGTCACAGCCTATCTGGGATTTAATAAAAGCTATGGATGAGTATATTCCATTGCCAGAGAGAGATATAGATAAGCCATTCTTGATGCCAATAGAGGACGTATTTAGTATTTCAGGTAGGGGTACAGTTGTAACAGGTAGAGTAGAGAGAGGTAAAGTTAAAGTAGGAGACGAAGTAGAGATCGTAGGATTGAGAGAGACTCAGAAGACAGTAGTTACTGGTGTAGAGATGTTCCGTAAGATTTTGGATGAGGGTGTAGCTGGAGATAACATTGGTGTGTTATTGAGAGGTATTAAGAAGGATGAGGTTGAGCGTGGTCAGGTATTGGCTGAGCCAGGTAGTATAACACCACACAGGAAGTTTAAGTGTGAGGCGTATATATTGACTAAGGAAGAAGGTGGACGTCATACCCCATTTTTCAGTGGATACAGACCACAGTTCTACTTTAGGACAACAGACGTTACAGGTGTGATTACATTGCCAGAGGGCGTAGAGATGGTAATGCCAGGGGACAACATCAGCTGTGAGGTAGAGTTGATCCAGCCAATCGCGATGGAGCAAGGGTTGAGATTTGCTATTCGTGAAGGTGGTAGGACAGTAGGTGCTGGTGTTGTTACTGAAATTATTGAATAG
- the fusA gene encoding elongation factor G: MARKYPLEKQRNIGIMAHIDAGKTTTTERILYYTGVSYKIGEVHEGTATMDWMEQEKERGITITSATTQCFWNGYRINIIDTPGHVDFTIEVERSLKVLDGAVAVFCAVGGVEPQSETVWRQADKYRVPRIAFVNKMDRVGADFFNVIQMMIDRLGTKPVAIQLPIGSEDSFVGVIDLVKMKAIMWTGDELGAKYDVVDIPEEYIDQANEYREKLIETICEVDDELMEKYFEGEEITEEEIVAALRKGTINIDFTPVLCGSAFKNKGVQPLLDAVVAYLPSPLDIPPIKGINPKTGEEVERKTSDDEPFAALAFKILTDPYMGQLTYFRVYSGRLEAGSYVLNATKDKKERVGRLLKMHANKREEIKEIFAGDICATVGLKYTTTGDTLCDENNPVVLESIEFPEPVISLAIEPKTKADQDKLSNALNKLAMEDPSFKVTVDEETGQTIIAGMGELHLEIIVDRLKREFKVDANIGKPQVAFRETIRKPVKIEGKYIKQTGGRGQYGHVWLEIEPIEPGSGFEFVNKIVGGAIPKEYIPAVEKGVLEAMETGILAGYPVVDVKVTLFDGSYHEVDSSEMAFKIAASMAFKDGAKKADPVLLEPIMKVEVVVPEEYTGDVMGDLNSRRGRVEGMEIRGNAQVIRCFVPLKEMFGYATVLRSLTQGRGTYTMMFDHYEEVPANIADEIIKSRT; the protein is encoded by the coding sequence GTGGCAAGGAAGTATCCATTAGAGAAACAAAGAAATATAGGTATTATGGCTCATATTGATGCTGGTAAGACTACAACTACTGAGCGAATATTGTATTATACTGGTGTGAGCTATAAAATTGGTGAAGTTCATGAAGGTACAGCGACAATGGACTGGATGGAGCAGGAGAAGGAAAGAGGGATTACTATTACATCTGCTACCACCCAGTGTTTTTGGAATGGATATAGAATAAATATTATCGATACACCAGGACACGTGGATTTTACAATTGAGGTTGAAAGATCTTTGAAAGTGCTTGATGGTGCTGTTGCTGTTTTTTGTGCTGTTGGTGGAGTTGAACCACAGTCAGAAACAGTTTGGAGACAGGCTGATAAGTATAGAGTTCCAAGAATCGCTTTTGTGAATAAAATGGATAGAGTAGGTGCTGACTTTTTTAACGTTATTCAGATGATGATTGATAGATTGGGTACAAAACCTGTAGCTATTCAGTTGCCTATTGGTTCAGAAGATTCTTTTGTTGGAGTAATTGACCTTGTTAAAATGAAGGCAATTATGTGGACAGGCGATGAGCTTGGGGCTAAGTATGATGTGGTGGATATTCCAGAAGAATATATAGATCAGGCAAATGAATATAGAGAAAAGCTTATTGAAACTATATGTGAAGTTGATGATGAGTTGATGGAGAAGTATTTTGAAGGTGAAGAGATTACTGAGGAAGAGATTGTTGCAGCTTTAAGAAAAGGGACAATTAATATAGATTTTACACCTGTATTATGTGGTTCAGCATTCAAAAATAAAGGTGTTCAGCCTCTTCTTGATGCAGTAGTTGCTTATTTACCATCACCTCTTGATATTCCTCCTATTAAAGGTATTAATCCAAAAACAGGTGAGGAAGTTGAAAGAAAAACCTCAGATGATGAACCTTTTGCAGCACTAGCATTTAAAATACTAACTGATCCGTATATGGGGCAGTTGACATATTTTAGAGTGTATTCTGGACGTTTAGAGGCTGGAAGTTATGTTTTAAATGCTACAAAGGATAAAAAAGAGCGTGTTGGTAGATTGCTCAAGATGCACGCTAATAAGAGGGAAGAGATAAAAGAGATTTTTGCAGGGGATATTTGTGCAACAGTTGGCTTAAAATATACTACAACAGGTGATACTCTCTGTGATGAAAATAATCCAGTAGTTCTTGAGTCTATAGAGTTTCCAGAGCCTGTGATATCTCTTGCTATTGAACCTAAAACAAAAGCAGATCAAGATAAACTTTCAAATGCATTGAACAAACTTGCTATGGAAGACCCATCTTTTAAGGTAACAGTTGATGAGGAAACAGGTCAGACAATAATTGCTGGGATGGGTGAACTACATCTTGAGATTATTGTTGACAGATTAAAGAGAGAATTTAAAGTAGATGCTAATATTGGTAAGCCACAAGTTGCATTTAGAGAGACTATAAGAAAGCCTGTAAAAATTGAAGGTAAGTATATTAAACAAACAGGTGGTCGTGGTCAGTATGGTCACGTGTGGCTTGAGATTGAACCTATTGAGCCAGGTAGCGGATTTGAATTTGTAAATAAAATTGTAGGTGGTGCAATACCTAAGGAATATATCCCTGCAGTTGAAAAGGGTGTTTTAGAAGCAATGGAAACAGGTATTCTTGCAGGATATCCTGTAGTTGATGTTAAAGTAACACTTTTTGATGGTTCATATCACGAAGTGGATTCATCAGAAATGGCTTTTAAAATTGCTGCTTCAATGGCTTTTAAAGATGGTGCTAAGAAAGCCGATCCTGTATTGCTTGAGCCTATTATGAAAGTAGAAGTTGTTGTTCCTGAAGAGTATACCGGTGATGTAATGGGTGATCTTAACTCAAGACGTGGACGTGTAGAAGGTATGGAAATAAGAGGAAATGCTCAGGTGATTAGATGTTTTGTTCCACTTAAGGAAATGTTTGGTTACGCTACAGTATTGAGATCTCTGACACAGGGTAGAGGAACATACACAATGATGTTTGACCATTATGAAGAAGTTCCAGCTAATATTGCTGATGAAATAATTAAGTCTAGGACATAG
- the rpsG gene encoding 30S ribosomal protein S7, with product MARRRVAKKRDVLPDPVYNEVLVTKFINNLMYDGKKTLAEKIFYSAMDLIKERKGEEGIEVFKKAIENVKPILEVKSRRVGGATYQVPIEVRPDRQVSLAIKWIIKAARERRERTMVERLANELMDAYENKGAAIKKREDTHRMAEANKAFAHFRW from the coding sequence ATGGCAAGAAGAAGAGTTGCTAAAAAAAGAGATGTTCTTCCTGATCCAGTATATAATGAAGTGCTGGTTACAAAGTTTATCAATAATTTGATGTATGATGGTAAAAAGACTCTCGCTGAAAAGATTTTTTATAGTGCAATGGATTTAATTAAAGAGCGTAAGGGTGAAGAAGGTATAGAAGTTTTTAAGAAAGCAATTGAGAATGTAAAACCAATTCTTGAAGTTAAATCAAGAAGAGTTGGTGGTGCTACTTATCAGGTGCCTATTGAAGTGAGACCTGATAGACAAGTTTCCCTTGCAATAAAATGGATTATAAAAGCTGCTAGAGAGCGTAGAGAAAGAACTATGGTTGAAAGATTAGCTAATGAGCTTATGGATGCATATGAAAATAAAGGAGCAGCTATTAAGAAAAGAGAAGATACCCATAGGATGGCAGAAGCTAATAAAGCCTTTGCTCATTTTAGGTGGTAA
- the rpsL gene encoding 30S ribosomal protein S12 → MPTLNQLVRKGRKKVVKKTKSPALQGNPQKRGVCVRVYTTTPKKPNSALRKVARVRLTNGVEVTAYIPGIGHNLQEHSVVLIRGGRVKDLPGIRYKIIRGALDAAGVADRKQSRSKYGAKKPK, encoded by the coding sequence GTGCCAACTCTGAACCAGTTAGTTAGGAAAGGTAGAAAGAAAGTTGTAAAGAAAACAAAGTCGCCTGCGTTGCAAGGGAATCCTCAGAAAAGAGGTGTTTGTGTTAGGGTGTACACTACTACCCCGAAAAAACCAAACTCAGCTTTGAGGAAAGTGGCGAGAGTAAGGTTGACAAATGGAGTGGAAGTGACTGCATATATCCCAGGTATCGGTCACAACTTACAGGAACACTCTGTTGTGCTTATTAGGGGTGGAAGGGTAAAAGACCTTCCAGGTATACGTTATAAGATAATTAGAGGTGCTCTTGACGCGGCAGGAGTTGCTGATAGGAAGCAAAGTAGATCAAAATATGGCGCTAAAAAGCCAAAGTAA